The proteins below are encoded in one region of Hordeum vulgare subsp. vulgare chromosome 3H, MorexV3_pseudomolecules_assembly, whole genome shotgun sequence:
- the LOC123444225 gene encoding RNA polymerase II transcriptional coactivator KELP, whose amino-acid sequence MDEKTQDKVEAAVLEILRGSDMESLTEYKVRTTAADRLGIDLDLPLHKRFVRRLVEDYLKSLAEEEDRKQKGSSRKEAKKKQQRQEEEEEQEDDAEKEGEEEEEEGEKGGEGKEFDDNGDLIICRLSKSRRVTLQEFKGMTLVSIREYYLKDGKEMPTSKGISMTVEQWETFSKSVPAIEDAIKTLGETD is encoded by the exons ATGGACGAGAAGACGCAGGATAAAGTAGAGGCGGCGGTGCTGGAGATCCTGCGGGGTTCCGACATGGAGTCCCTGACGGAGTACAAGGTCCGCACCACCGCCGCCGACCGCCTCGGCATCGACCTCGACCTCCCCCTCCACAAGCGCTTCGTGCGACGCCTCGTGGAGGACTACCTCAAGTCCCTCGCCGaagaagaagaccggaagcagaaGGGCAGCTCCCGCAAGGAGGCGAAAAAGAAACAGCAGcgtcaggaggaggaggaagagcaggaaGACGATGCGGAGAAggagggggaagaggaggaggaggagggggagaagggagGTGAAGGAAAGGAGTTTGACGATAATGGAGACCTCATCATCTGCCGC CTGTCCAAGAGCAGGAGGGTGACGCTGCAGGAGTTCAAGGGCATGACGCTGGTGTCGATCCGCGAGTACTACTTGAAGGACGGCAAGGAAATGCCCACCTCCAAAG GGATAAGTATGACGGTTGAGCAGTGGGAAACATTCAGCAAATCAGTGCCTGCAATAGAAGACGCCATCAAAACGCTTGGAGAAACAGACTGA